The Takifugu rubripes chromosome 3, fTakRub1.2, whole genome shotgun sequence genome contains a region encoding:
- the src gene encoding proto-oncogene tyrosine-protein kinase Src isoform X1: MGGHKSKPKDVGQRSRSLDGTLSSGGGAGGHHHNSNQQSLTPNRSPTVEGGLGGGQSMPNNAELALFGGVDNNSLTAPSRITLAGGVTTFVALYDYESRTASDLSFRKGERLQIVNNTRKLNCREGDWWLARSLTTGDSGYIPSNYVAPSDSIQAEDHPSVALDSRWYFGKITRRDSERLLLSLENRRGTFLVRESETTKGAYCLSVLDYDNTKGLNVKHYKIRKLDSGGFYITSRTQFSSLQHLVNHYRKHADGLCHSLTDICPVLKPQTQGLSKDAWEIPRESLRLDLKLGQGCFGEVWMGTWNGTTRVAIKTLKPGTMSPEAFLQEAQVMKKLRHEKLVQLYAVVSEEPIYIVTEYMGQGSLLDFLKGDMGKMLRLPQLVDMAAQIASGMAYVERMNYVHRDLRAANILVGDNLVCKVADFGLARLIEDNEYTARQGAKFPIKWTAPEAALYGRFTIKSDVWSFGILLTELATKGRVPYPGMVNREVLDQVERGYRMPCPAECPESMHDLMLTCWKKEPEERPTFEYLQGFLEDYFTSTEPQYQPGENL, from the exons ATGGGGGGACATAAGAGTAAGCCCAAAGATGTAGGCCAACGAAGTCGCAGCCTTGATGGAACCCTCAGctctgggggaggggctggCGGCCACCACCACAACTCCAATCAACAGTCTTTGACACCAAACCGCAGCCCGACAGTGGAGGGAGGCCTTGGCGGTGGCCAGTCTATGCCTAATAACGCGGAGCTGGCCCTGTTTGGGGGTGTGGACAATAACAGTCTCACCGCTCCCAGCAGAATCACCCTCGCAG GAGGTGTGACGACCTTTGTGGCGCTGTATGATTATGAATCGAGAACGGCGTCCGATCTGTCTTTCAGGAAGGGCGAACGCCTCCAGATTGTCAACAACAC GAGGAAATTAAACTGCAG AGAAGGAGACTGGTGGCTGGCTCGCTCCCTGACCACCGGCGACAGCGGCTACATCCCCAGCAATTATGTGGCTCCATCCGACTCCATCCAGGCAGAAGA TCATCCCAGCGTGGCTCTAGATTCCAG GTGGTACTTTGGCAAAATTACCCGCAGGGACTCCGagaggctgctgctcagctTGGAGAACCGGCGAGGAACATTCCTGGTGCGAGAGAGTGAGACCACCAAAG GTGCCTACTGCCTGTCCGTGTTGGACTATGACAACACTAAAGGGCTGAACGTGAAGCACTACAAGATCAGGAAGCTGGACAGTGGCGGCTTCTACATCACGTCGCGCACGCAGTTCAGCAGCTTGCAGCATCTCGTCAATCACTATCGCA AGCACGCCGACGGCCTGTGTCACAGCCTGACGGACATTTGTCCCGTCCTGAAGCCTCAGACTCAGGGATTATCCAAGGATGCCTGGGAGATCCCCAGAGAATCCCTCCGCCTTGATCTCAAGCTTGGACAGGGCTGCTTTGGAGAGGTCTGGATGG GAACCTGGAACGGTACAACCAGAGTTGCAATAAAGACTCTGAAGCCTGGCACCATGTCTCCTGAGGCCTTCCTCCAGGAAGCTCAGGTCATGAAGAAACTGAGGCACGAGAAGCTGGTTCAGCTCTACGCTGTGGTGTCTGAAGAACCCATCTATATTGTCACAGAGTACATGGGTCAAG GCAGCTTACTGGATTTCCTGAAAGGTGACATGGGGAAGATGCTCCGCCTCCCACAGCTGGTGGACATGGCGGCTCAG ATTGCCTCGGGGATGGCGTACGTGGAGAGGATGAACTACGTGCACCGGGACCTGAGAGCCGCTAACATCCTGGTGGGAGACAACCTGGTGTGCAAAGTGGCTGATTTCGGTTTGGCTCGTCTCATCGAGGATAACGAATATACAGCCAGACAAG GAGCCAAGTTCCCTATCAAGTGGACAGCCCCCGAGGCCGCCCTGTACGGACGCTTCACCATCAAGTCTGACGTCTGGTCATTTGGGATCCTGCTGACCGAACTGGCCACCAAAGGCCGCGTTCCCTATCCAG GGATGGTGAACCGGGAGGTGTTGGACCAGGTGGAGCGGGGCTACAGGATGCCGTGTCCGGCTGAATGCCCAGAATCTATGCACGACCTGATGCTAACCTGCTGGAAGAAAGAGCCCGAGGAGAGGCCCACATTTGAGTACCTGCAGGGCTTCCTGGAGGACTACTTCACCTCCACGGAGCCTCAGTACCAGCCGGGAGAGAACCTGTAG
- the src gene encoding proto-oncogene tyrosine-protein kinase Src isoform X2 gives MGGHKSKPKDVGQRSRSLDGTLSSGGGAGGHHHNSNQQSLTPNRSPTVEGGLGGGQSMPNNAELALFGGVDNNSLTAPSRITLAGGVTTFVALYDYESRTASDLSFRKGERLQIVNNTEGDWWLARSLTTGDSGYIPSNYVAPSDSIQAEDHPSVALDSRWYFGKITRRDSERLLLSLENRRGTFLVRESETTKGAYCLSVLDYDNTKGLNVKHYKIRKLDSGGFYITSRTQFSSLQHLVNHYRKHADGLCHSLTDICPVLKPQTQGLSKDAWEIPRESLRLDLKLGQGCFGEVWMGTWNGTTRVAIKTLKPGTMSPEAFLQEAQVMKKLRHEKLVQLYAVVSEEPIYIVTEYMGQGSLLDFLKGDMGKMLRLPQLVDMAAQIASGMAYVERMNYVHRDLRAANILVGDNLVCKVADFGLARLIEDNEYTARQGAKFPIKWTAPEAALYGRFTIKSDVWSFGILLTELATKGRVPYPGMVNREVLDQVERGYRMPCPAECPESMHDLMLTCWKKEPEERPTFEYLQGFLEDYFTSTEPQYQPGENL, from the exons ATGGGGGGACATAAGAGTAAGCCCAAAGATGTAGGCCAACGAAGTCGCAGCCTTGATGGAACCCTCAGctctgggggaggggctggCGGCCACCACCACAACTCCAATCAACAGTCTTTGACACCAAACCGCAGCCCGACAGTGGAGGGAGGCCTTGGCGGTGGCCAGTCTATGCCTAATAACGCGGAGCTGGCCCTGTTTGGGGGTGTGGACAATAACAGTCTCACCGCTCCCAGCAGAATCACCCTCGCAG GAGGTGTGACGACCTTTGTGGCGCTGTATGATTATGAATCGAGAACGGCGTCCGATCTGTCTTTCAGGAAGGGCGAACGCCTCCAGATTGTCAACAACAC AGAAGGAGACTGGTGGCTGGCTCGCTCCCTGACCACCGGCGACAGCGGCTACATCCCCAGCAATTATGTGGCTCCATCCGACTCCATCCAGGCAGAAGA TCATCCCAGCGTGGCTCTAGATTCCAG GTGGTACTTTGGCAAAATTACCCGCAGGGACTCCGagaggctgctgctcagctTGGAGAACCGGCGAGGAACATTCCTGGTGCGAGAGAGTGAGACCACCAAAG GTGCCTACTGCCTGTCCGTGTTGGACTATGACAACACTAAAGGGCTGAACGTGAAGCACTACAAGATCAGGAAGCTGGACAGTGGCGGCTTCTACATCACGTCGCGCACGCAGTTCAGCAGCTTGCAGCATCTCGTCAATCACTATCGCA AGCACGCCGACGGCCTGTGTCACAGCCTGACGGACATTTGTCCCGTCCTGAAGCCTCAGACTCAGGGATTATCCAAGGATGCCTGGGAGATCCCCAGAGAATCCCTCCGCCTTGATCTCAAGCTTGGACAGGGCTGCTTTGGAGAGGTCTGGATGG GAACCTGGAACGGTACAACCAGAGTTGCAATAAAGACTCTGAAGCCTGGCACCATGTCTCCTGAGGCCTTCCTCCAGGAAGCTCAGGTCATGAAGAAACTGAGGCACGAGAAGCTGGTTCAGCTCTACGCTGTGGTGTCTGAAGAACCCATCTATATTGTCACAGAGTACATGGGTCAAG GCAGCTTACTGGATTTCCTGAAAGGTGACATGGGGAAGATGCTCCGCCTCCCACAGCTGGTGGACATGGCGGCTCAG ATTGCCTCGGGGATGGCGTACGTGGAGAGGATGAACTACGTGCACCGGGACCTGAGAGCCGCTAACATCCTGGTGGGAGACAACCTGGTGTGCAAAGTGGCTGATTTCGGTTTGGCTCGTCTCATCGAGGATAACGAATATACAGCCAGACAAG GAGCCAAGTTCCCTATCAAGTGGACAGCCCCCGAGGCCGCCCTGTACGGACGCTTCACCATCAAGTCTGACGTCTGGTCATTTGGGATCCTGCTGACCGAACTGGCCACCAAAGGCCGCGTTCCCTATCCAG GGATGGTGAACCGGGAGGTGTTGGACCAGGTGGAGCGGGGCTACAGGATGCCGTGTCCGGCTGAATGCCCAGAATCTATGCACGACCTGATGCTAACCTGCTGGAAGAAAGAGCCCGAGGAGAGGCCCACATTTGAGTACCTGCAGGGCTTCCTGGAGGACTACTTCACCTCCACGGAGCCTCAGTACCAGCCGGGAGAGAACCTGTAG
- the src gene encoding proto-oncogene tyrosine-protein kinase Src isoform X3, protein MGGHKSKPKDVGQRSRSLDGTLSSGGGAGGHHHNSNQQSLTPNRSPTVEGGLGGGQSMPNNAELALFGGVDNNSLTAPSRITLAGGVTTFVALYDYESRTASDLSFRKGERLQIVNNTRKLNCREGDWWLARSLTTGDSGYIPSNYVAPSDSIQAEEWYFGKITRRDSERLLLSLENRRGTFLVRESETTKGAYCLSVLDYDNTKGLNVKHYKIRKLDSGGFYITSRTQFSSLQHLVNHYRKHADGLCHSLTDICPVLKPQTQGLSKDAWEIPRESLRLDLKLGQGCFGEVWMGTWNGTTRVAIKTLKPGTMSPEAFLQEAQVMKKLRHEKLVQLYAVVSEEPIYIVTEYMGQGSLLDFLKGDMGKMLRLPQLVDMAAQIASGMAYVERMNYVHRDLRAANILVGDNLVCKVADFGLARLIEDNEYTARQGAKFPIKWTAPEAALYGRFTIKSDVWSFGILLTELATKGRVPYPGMVNREVLDQVERGYRMPCPAECPESMHDLMLTCWKKEPEERPTFEYLQGFLEDYFTSTEPQYQPGENL, encoded by the exons ATGGGGGGACATAAGAGTAAGCCCAAAGATGTAGGCCAACGAAGTCGCAGCCTTGATGGAACCCTCAGctctgggggaggggctggCGGCCACCACCACAACTCCAATCAACAGTCTTTGACACCAAACCGCAGCCCGACAGTGGAGGGAGGCCTTGGCGGTGGCCAGTCTATGCCTAATAACGCGGAGCTGGCCCTGTTTGGGGGTGTGGACAATAACAGTCTCACCGCTCCCAGCAGAATCACCCTCGCAG GAGGTGTGACGACCTTTGTGGCGCTGTATGATTATGAATCGAGAACGGCGTCCGATCTGTCTTTCAGGAAGGGCGAACGCCTCCAGATTGTCAACAACAC GAGGAAATTAAACTGCAG AGAAGGAGACTGGTGGCTGGCTCGCTCCCTGACCACCGGCGACAGCGGCTACATCCCCAGCAATTATGTGGCTCCATCCGACTCCATCCAGGCAGAAGA GTGGTACTTTGGCAAAATTACCCGCAGGGACTCCGagaggctgctgctcagctTGGAGAACCGGCGAGGAACATTCCTGGTGCGAGAGAGTGAGACCACCAAAG GTGCCTACTGCCTGTCCGTGTTGGACTATGACAACACTAAAGGGCTGAACGTGAAGCACTACAAGATCAGGAAGCTGGACAGTGGCGGCTTCTACATCACGTCGCGCACGCAGTTCAGCAGCTTGCAGCATCTCGTCAATCACTATCGCA AGCACGCCGACGGCCTGTGTCACAGCCTGACGGACATTTGTCCCGTCCTGAAGCCTCAGACTCAGGGATTATCCAAGGATGCCTGGGAGATCCCCAGAGAATCCCTCCGCCTTGATCTCAAGCTTGGACAGGGCTGCTTTGGAGAGGTCTGGATGG GAACCTGGAACGGTACAACCAGAGTTGCAATAAAGACTCTGAAGCCTGGCACCATGTCTCCTGAGGCCTTCCTCCAGGAAGCTCAGGTCATGAAGAAACTGAGGCACGAGAAGCTGGTTCAGCTCTACGCTGTGGTGTCTGAAGAACCCATCTATATTGTCACAGAGTACATGGGTCAAG GCAGCTTACTGGATTTCCTGAAAGGTGACATGGGGAAGATGCTCCGCCTCCCACAGCTGGTGGACATGGCGGCTCAG ATTGCCTCGGGGATGGCGTACGTGGAGAGGATGAACTACGTGCACCGGGACCTGAGAGCCGCTAACATCCTGGTGGGAGACAACCTGGTGTGCAAAGTGGCTGATTTCGGTTTGGCTCGTCTCATCGAGGATAACGAATATACAGCCAGACAAG GAGCCAAGTTCCCTATCAAGTGGACAGCCCCCGAGGCCGCCCTGTACGGACGCTTCACCATCAAGTCTGACGTCTGGTCATTTGGGATCCTGCTGACCGAACTGGCCACCAAAGGCCGCGTTCCCTATCCAG GGATGGTGAACCGGGAGGTGTTGGACCAGGTGGAGCGGGGCTACAGGATGCCGTGTCCGGCTGAATGCCCAGAATCTATGCACGACCTGATGCTAACCTGCTGGAAGAAAGAGCCCGAGGAGAGGCCCACATTTGAGTACCTGCAGGGCTTCCTGGAGGACTACTTCACCTCCACGGAGCCTCAGTACCAGCCGGGAGAGAACCTGTAG
- the src gene encoding proto-oncogene tyrosine-protein kinase Src isoform X4, giving the protein MGGHKSKPKDVGQRSRSLDGTLSSGGGAGGHHHNSNQQSLTPNRSPTVEGGLGGGQSMPNNAELALFGGVDNNSLTAPSRITLAGGVTTFVALYDYESRTASDLSFRKGERLQIVNNTEGDWWLARSLTTGDSGYIPSNYVAPSDSIQAEEWYFGKITRRDSERLLLSLENRRGTFLVRESETTKGAYCLSVLDYDNTKGLNVKHYKIRKLDSGGFYITSRTQFSSLQHLVNHYRKHADGLCHSLTDICPVLKPQTQGLSKDAWEIPRESLRLDLKLGQGCFGEVWMGTWNGTTRVAIKTLKPGTMSPEAFLQEAQVMKKLRHEKLVQLYAVVSEEPIYIVTEYMGQGSLLDFLKGDMGKMLRLPQLVDMAAQIASGMAYVERMNYVHRDLRAANILVGDNLVCKVADFGLARLIEDNEYTARQGAKFPIKWTAPEAALYGRFTIKSDVWSFGILLTELATKGRVPYPGMVNREVLDQVERGYRMPCPAECPESMHDLMLTCWKKEPEERPTFEYLQGFLEDYFTSTEPQYQPGENL; this is encoded by the exons ATGGGGGGACATAAGAGTAAGCCCAAAGATGTAGGCCAACGAAGTCGCAGCCTTGATGGAACCCTCAGctctgggggaggggctggCGGCCACCACCACAACTCCAATCAACAGTCTTTGACACCAAACCGCAGCCCGACAGTGGAGGGAGGCCTTGGCGGTGGCCAGTCTATGCCTAATAACGCGGAGCTGGCCCTGTTTGGGGGTGTGGACAATAACAGTCTCACCGCTCCCAGCAGAATCACCCTCGCAG GAGGTGTGACGACCTTTGTGGCGCTGTATGATTATGAATCGAGAACGGCGTCCGATCTGTCTTTCAGGAAGGGCGAACGCCTCCAGATTGTCAACAACAC AGAAGGAGACTGGTGGCTGGCTCGCTCCCTGACCACCGGCGACAGCGGCTACATCCCCAGCAATTATGTGGCTCCATCCGACTCCATCCAGGCAGAAGA GTGGTACTTTGGCAAAATTACCCGCAGGGACTCCGagaggctgctgctcagctTGGAGAACCGGCGAGGAACATTCCTGGTGCGAGAGAGTGAGACCACCAAAG GTGCCTACTGCCTGTCCGTGTTGGACTATGACAACACTAAAGGGCTGAACGTGAAGCACTACAAGATCAGGAAGCTGGACAGTGGCGGCTTCTACATCACGTCGCGCACGCAGTTCAGCAGCTTGCAGCATCTCGTCAATCACTATCGCA AGCACGCCGACGGCCTGTGTCACAGCCTGACGGACATTTGTCCCGTCCTGAAGCCTCAGACTCAGGGATTATCCAAGGATGCCTGGGAGATCCCCAGAGAATCCCTCCGCCTTGATCTCAAGCTTGGACAGGGCTGCTTTGGAGAGGTCTGGATGG GAACCTGGAACGGTACAACCAGAGTTGCAATAAAGACTCTGAAGCCTGGCACCATGTCTCCTGAGGCCTTCCTCCAGGAAGCTCAGGTCATGAAGAAACTGAGGCACGAGAAGCTGGTTCAGCTCTACGCTGTGGTGTCTGAAGAACCCATCTATATTGTCACAGAGTACATGGGTCAAG GCAGCTTACTGGATTTCCTGAAAGGTGACATGGGGAAGATGCTCCGCCTCCCACAGCTGGTGGACATGGCGGCTCAG ATTGCCTCGGGGATGGCGTACGTGGAGAGGATGAACTACGTGCACCGGGACCTGAGAGCCGCTAACATCCTGGTGGGAGACAACCTGGTGTGCAAAGTGGCTGATTTCGGTTTGGCTCGTCTCATCGAGGATAACGAATATACAGCCAGACAAG GAGCCAAGTTCCCTATCAAGTGGACAGCCCCCGAGGCCGCCCTGTACGGACGCTTCACCATCAAGTCTGACGTCTGGTCATTTGGGATCCTGCTGACCGAACTGGCCACCAAAGGCCGCGTTCCCTATCCAG GGATGGTGAACCGGGAGGTGTTGGACCAGGTGGAGCGGGGCTACAGGATGCCGTGTCCGGCTGAATGCCCAGAATCTATGCACGACCTGATGCTAACCTGCTGGAAGAAAGAGCCCGAGGAGAGGCCCACATTTGAGTACCTGCAGGGCTTCCTGGAGGACTACTTCACCTCCACGGAGCCTCAGTACCAGCCGGGAGAGAACCTGTAG